A single genomic interval of bacterium harbors:
- a CDS encoding Glu/Leu/Phe/Val dehydrogenase: protein MAEELNPFKIAQAQFDEAAKKLGLEPPMCELLRWPRREYLFTIPVKMDNGKTKVFHGYRVQYNDARGPCKGGIRWHPDETIDTVRALSAWMTWKCSVVDIPLGGSKGGVTCNPKELSEGEKERLARGWMRVIARELGEHRDVPAPDVYTTPQIMAWMMDEFETIVGRSHPAVITGKPLELGGSQGRGDATARGGIITVREACKILKIDPAKVTYAIQGFGNAGQFAATLHKEVLGGGKLVAVSDSSGGIYSAAGFDPHDLVKWKLEKGSVTTYPKAEKKISNEELLELPVDVLYPAALENVITKENAAKIKCKISCELANGPTTPDADVILHKAGIHVIPDFLANAGGVTVSYFEQVQGTYNYYWKLEDVRKQLDEKMTNAYHAVYDMHKKQNVHMRLAAYMVAVKRVADAVRLRGWV, encoded by the coding sequence ATCCCTTCAAGATCGCCCAGGCCCAGTTCGACGAGGCCGCCAAAAAACTCGGCCTCGAACCCCCCATGTGCGAGCTCCTGCGCTGGCCCCGCCGCGAGTACCTCTTCACCATCCCGGTGAAGATGGACAACGGGAAGACCAAGGTCTTCCACGGCTACCGCGTCCAGTACAACGACGCCCGTGGCCCGTGCAAGGGCGGCATCCGCTGGCACCCGGACGAGACCATAGACACCGTCCGCGCCCTGTCGGCGTGGATGACCTGGAAGTGCTCCGTGGTAGACATCCCCCTCGGCGGCAGCAAAGGCGGCGTGACCTGCAACCCCAAGGAGCTCTCCGAGGGTGAGAAGGAGCGTCTGGCCCGGGGTTGGATGCGCGTCATCGCCCGCGAGCTGGGCGAGCACCGCGACGTCCCCGCCCCCGACGTTTACACCACCCCCCAGATCATGGCCTGGATGATGGACGAGTTCGAGACCATCGTCGGCCGCAGCCACCCCGCCGTCATCACCGGCAAGCCGTTGGAGCTGGGCGGATCCCAGGGCCGCGGCGACGCCACCGCCCGGGGCGGCATCATCACCGTCCGCGAGGCCTGCAAAATCCTCAAAATAGACCCGGCCAAAGTCACCTACGCCATCCAGGGCTTCGGCAACGCGGGCCAGTTCGCCGCCACCCTGCACAAGGAAGTTCTGGGCGGGGGCAAGCTGGTCGCCGTGTCCGATTCGAGCGGCGGCATCTACTCCGCCGCGGGATTCGATCCCCACGACCTGGTGAAGTGGAAGCTCGAGAAGGGCTCCGTCACCACCTACCCCAAGGCCGAGAAGAAAATCTCCAACGAGGAGCTCCTGGAGCTGCCCGTGGACGTCCTCTACCCCGCGGCCCTGGAGAACGTCATCACCAAAGAGAACGCGGCCAAGATCAAGTGCAAGATCTCCTGCGAGCTGGCCAACGGCCCGACGACACCGGACGCCGACGTCATCCTGCACAAGGCGGGCATCCACGTCATCCCCGACTTCCTGGCCAACGCCGGCGGGGTGACCGTCTCCTACTTCGAGCAGGTCCAGGGCACCTACAACTACTACTGGAAGCTGGAGGACGTGCGGAAGCAGCTCGACGAGAAGATGACCAACGCCTACCACGCCGTATACGACATGCACAAGAAGCAAAACGTGCACATGCGGCTGGCGGCGTACATGGTCGCGGTCAAGCGCGTCGCCGACGCGGTCAGACTGCGCGGTTGGGTGTAA
- a CDS encoding ATP-binding protein, whose protein sequence is MRLSENQKKALRKRFLELVFEKKTAFIKHLADEFNISRQMASRYLSSLVKEGLVKRDGRGRGTSYRLVEVEHSYSGPAGELDENRVWLSEIKPHLERYELPQNVMDICHYGTTEMLNNIYEHAAAQKYYGKVSVNALTVTILVIDDGIGIFRKIKEEFDLAEPRDAIIELSKGKLTTDERHHTGEGIFFASRMMDAFIILSGKLSFQTWRGEDWLLESSKRIEGTAIKMEINRDSDRTEWVDKMIKRAQTT, encoded by the coding sequence ATGCGCTTAAGTGAGAATCAGAAGAAGGCTCTTAGAAAACGGTTTCTCGAACTGGTTTTCGAGAAGAAGACGGCGTTTATAAAACACCTTGCCGATGAGTTCAACATCTCCCGACAGATGGCCAGCCGCTACCTGTCATCACTGGTCAAAGAAGGTCTGGTGAAGCGGGATGGCAGAGGACGCGGAACGTCATACAGATTAGTGGAAGTTGAACATAGCTACAGTGGCCCGGCCGGCGAACTGGATGAAAACAGGGTATGGCTCAGTGAAATTAAACCCCATCTGGAAAGGTACGAGTTGCCGCAGAACGTCATGGACATATGTCATTATGGAACCACGGAAATGCTTAATAATATCTATGAGCACGCCGCCGCACAAAAATATTACGGTAAGGTCTCTGTAAACGCCTTGACGGTGACCATCTTGGTTATTGACGATGGCATCGGGATATTTAGAAAAATCAAAGAGGAATTCGACCTGGCAGAACCGAGGGACGCAATCATCGAACTTTCAAAGGGTAAATTAACCACCGACGAGCGGCACCACACAGGCGAGGGTATCTTCTTCGCCTCCAGAATGATGGATGCATTCATTATTCTCTCTGGAAAGCTGTCATTTCAAACCTGGCGGGGTGAAGACTGGCTGCTGGAATCCAGTAAACGGATCGAAGGAACGGCAATCAAGATGGAAATCAACCGGGACAGCGACAGAACTGAATGGGTCGATAAAATGATCAAACGCGCTCAGACCACCTAA
- a CDS encoding GDSL-type esterase/lipase family protein, with protein MRAYFDPGGETDLEAMQGYMQDIADFCESIGAVPVPATTLPIDVGYGGNTQAQLDDIIEFDAWVRSWCADNGWVYMDYYTWIADADGQLPRGYHDGDGLHPNQDGYDVLGPHVIPTLEGVELTASDSTFGRIKALYR; from the coding sequence GTGCGGGCCTACTTCGATCCGGGCGGGGAGACCGACCTGGAGGCCATGCAGGGTTACATGCAGGACATCGCCGATTTCTGCGAGAGCATCGGGGCGGTGCCGGTGCCGGCCACCACGCTGCCCATTGACGTGGGCTACGGCGGCAACACCCAGGCCCAGCTCGACGACATCATCGAGTTCGACGCCTGGGTCCGGAGCTGGTGCGCGGACAACGGCTGGGTGTACATGGACTACTACACCTGGATCGCCGACGCCGACGGTCAGCTGCCCCGGGGTTACCACGACGGCGACGGCCTCCACCCCAACCAGGACGGCTACGACGTCCTCGGCCCCCACGTGATTCCCACCCTGGAGGGCGTGGAGCTGACCGCCTCCGACTCGACCTTCGGGCGGATAAAGGCCCTGTACCGCTGA